A single region of the Phycisphaerae bacterium RAS1 genome encodes:
- the wapA_14 gene encoding tRNA(Glu)-specific nuclease WapA precursor translates to MHAQHFLYDYDPIGNRTEASRGQEKPVEVIYDGNRLNQYDQTRSDEAVFSTNLTYDEDGNLTGEWLDGDCNCDGQVNAGDINAFNLALSDASEYEMTYPGCTLVTADANNDGNVDVLDINPFVALLLGGGSGGRRLVWDAENRLIGVRPAVEDEDLPDEALRSEFAYDYLNRRVMKRVYEWDNGEDEWTLVLDRRYVYDGWRVVLELDGLNSNAILRKYTWGLDLAGLGGAGVPPANLDSAGGIGGLLAVYDTNGTTTGETPEADDLKYVYTYDANGNVGQLIDVTESTASASIKAHYEYDPYGGVVTSSGTYADTNTYRFSTKPWDDETGLGYWGYRYYDARLGRWVSRDPAHERYDRHLGRFATNAPIDCVDLNGLWSLRFPPPNICKDYTREDYDEFMRKCGEEMTDARKRILDYGCIGICMWAQGQRDPDSLRPPEKYPNTKCYLRPEQAEGRQCGACERPLVWQKQGRWRGGKEPQPRDDGTIPEDSIEPNDWGGFNYDTCHTLWRQRVWICASNGIDPRHPEWNPMTVRIGAQPASTSRDYPHAMFCTTCLPGATSSQPTSTPAH, encoded by the coding sequence ATGCACGCGCAGCACTTCTTGTACGATTACGACCCGATCGGCAACCGAACGGAGGCCTCGCGCGGGCAGGAGAAGCCGGTCGAGGTGATCTACGACGGCAACCGGCTGAATCAGTACGACCAGACGCGCTCGGACGAGGCGGTATTCTCGACCAACTTGACCTACGACGAGGATGGAAACCTGACGGGCGAGTGGCTGGACGGCGACTGCAACTGCGACGGGCAGGTGAACGCCGGCGACATCAACGCCTTCAACCTGGCGCTTTCCGACGCTTCTGAGTATGAGATGACCTATCCCGGCTGCACGCTCGTGACCGCCGACGCGAACAACGACGGCAACGTGGACGTGCTGGACATCAACCCGTTCGTTGCGCTGCTGCTGGGCGGCGGCAGCGGCGGGCGGCGGCTGGTGTGGGACGCCGAGAACCGGCTGATCGGCGTGCGGCCGGCGGTTGAAGATGAGGACTTGCCGGACGAAGCGCTGCGAAGCGAGTTTGCGTATGATTATCTGAATCGCCGCGTGATGAAGCGCGTGTATGAATGGGACAACGGTGAGGATGAATGGACGCTCGTGCTGGACCGGCGCTATGTTTATGACGGCTGGCGGGTGGTGCTGGAGCTGGACGGCTTGAACTCGAACGCCATTCTCCGCAAGTACACCTGGGGCCTGGACCTGGCCGGCTTGGGTGGGGCGGGCGTCCCGCCCGCCAATCTGGACTCCGCCGGCGGCATCGGCGGCCTGCTGGCCGTCTACGACACGAACGGCACGACGACTGGCGAAACGCCCGAAGCCGACGACCTGAAGTATGTCTACACGTACGATGCGAATGGCAACGTCGGGCAATTGATCGACGTGACAGAATCGACTGCATCGGCGTCGATCAAAGCTCATTACGAATACGACCCCTACGGCGGCGTTGTCACGTCATCCGGCACATACGCCGATACGAACACGTACCGCTTCAGCACGAAGCCGTGGGATGATGAAACGGGGCTGGGTTATTGGGGATATAGGTACTACGATGCGAGGCTGGGGAGGTGGGTTAGTCGAGATCCTGCGCATGAGCGATATGATCGTCACTTGGGACGTTTCGCGACGAATGCACCAATCGATTGCGTGGACTTGAATGGTCTATGGTCGCTCCGCTTCCCTCCGCCTAATATCTGCAAGGACTACACCCGCGAGGACTATGACGAGTTCATGCGCAAGTGTGGCGAAGAGATGACTGACGCGCGTAAGAGAATCCTGGACTACGGTTGCATTGGCATATGCATGTGGGCACAGGGACAACGAGACCCCGACAGCCTAAGACCACCAGAGAAGTACCCAAACACAAAGTGTTACCTGAGGCCCGAACAGGCTGAGGGTAGACAATGCGGAGCGTGTGAACGACCGCTCGTCTGGCAAAAGCAAGGAAGGTGGAGAGGTGGCAAAGAGCCACAACCTCGTGACGATGGCACGATTCCGGAGGATTCAATTGAGCCAAATGATTGGGGTGGCTTCAACTATGATACATGTCATACCCTCTGGCGTCAGCGAGTGTGGATTTGTGCTAGCAACGGTATTGATCCACGCCACCCGGAATGGAACCCGATGACGGTGCGGATCGGCGCGCAGCCCGCTAGCACTTCACGCGACTATCCGCATGCGATGTTCTGCACAACGTGTCTTCCTGGCGCGACATCTTCACAGCCCACATCTACACCGGCGCATTAG
- the wapA_15 gene encoding tRNA3(Ser)-specific nuclease WapA precursor: MGRTKWREWTRLGVQLRSWVAGLGGGSGGRRLVGDAENRLIDVRPAADEEDLPDEVLRSEYAYDYLNRRVMKRVYEWDEGEEEWSLVLDRRYVYDGWRVLLELDGLNSNAILRKYTWGLDLAGLSGAVNDRESAGGIGGLLAVYDTNGTTTGETPEADDLKYVYTYDANGNVGQLIDVAESTASASIKAHYEYDPYGGVLASSGTYAETNTYRFSTKPWDDETGLGYWGYRYYDPRLGRWISRDPIGEAGGAGLVVFVRNSPSRSIDSLGLHDICTQPRLPQPRPPCWENDCPPTCDDPFVALGTFVITTGQKCATAAREVSTGTVVRVCTYGLKCGAFVITCVLTCMELKDTPDPQPPPNPPPPPPPPPPPPPPRKPSCLPCVPPVGTVAYRLDLAGPPHAGIPTPHLQYYIMHQSPPAAGCKCFWVPTGRVDPGTAPAPGTVPIAPASGGGVIP, encoded by the coding sequence GTGGGCAGGACGAAATGGCGCGAGTGGACGCGACTCGGCGTTCAGTTACGAAGTTGGGTTGCCGGGCTGGGCGGTGGCTCGGGCGGACGGCGGCTGGTGGGGGACGCCGAAAACCGGCTGATCGACGTCCGCCCGGCGGCAGATGAGGAGGATCTGCCGGATGAAGTACTGCGCAGCGAATATGCGTACGATTATCTGAATCGTCGGGTGATGAAGCGCGTGTACGAGTGGGACGAGGGCGAAGAGGAATGGTCGCTCGTCCTCGACCGCCGCTACGTCTACGACGGCTGGCGCGTGCTACTGGAGTTGGACGGCTTGAACTCGAACGCCATTCTTCGCAAATACACGTGGGGGCTGGACCTGGCGGGCTTGAGCGGCGCGGTCAACGACCGTGAATCCGCCGGCGGCATCGGCGGCCTTCTGGCCGTGTACGACACAAACGGCACCACGACCGGCGAGACGCCCGAAGCCGACGACTTGAAGTACGTGTACACGTACGACGCCAACGGCAACGTCGGACAACTGATTGACGTGGCAGAATCGACCGCATCGGCGTCGATCAAGGCGCACTACGAATATGATCCCTACGGCGGCGTTCTCGCTTCATCCGGTACCTACGCCGAGACGAATACGTACCGGTTCAGTACCAAGCCGTGGGATGATGAGACGGGCTTGGGGTATTGGGGATATCGGTACTACGATCCGCGGTTGGGGAGGTGGATCAGTCGGGATCCTATCGGAGAGGCTGGCGGCGCCGGTCTCGTCGTATTTGTCAGAAATAGTCCGTCGCGGTCTATCGATTCACTTGGCCTACACGATATTTGTACACAGCCACGGCTTCCACAACCCCGACCACCTTGCTGGGAAAATGATTGCCCGCCAACATGCGATGATCCGTTCGTCGCACTGGGCACATTTGTAATTACGACCGGCCAGAAGTGTGCGACGGCAGCGCGTGAAGTCTCCACGGGGACAGTTGTCAGAGTATGCACGTACGGTCTCAAGTGCGGGGCGTTCGTAATTACATGTGTACTAACCTGCATGGAGCTCAAGGACACGCCTGATCCACAGCCGCCACCAAACCCACCCCCTCCTCCTCCCCCCCCTCCTCCTCCTCCCCCCCCTCGAAAGCCATCCTGTCTGCCATGCGTTCCACCAGTTGGCACAGTTGCGTATAGATTAGACCTAGCCGGACCTCCACACGCGGGCATTCCGACTCCCCATCTACAGTATTACATCATGCACCAAAGCCCGCCGGCGGCAGGATGCAAGTGCTTCTGGGTTCCAACCGGAAGAGTGGATCCGGGTACTGCGCCAGCTCCCGGAACTGTGCCGATCGCACCGGCTTCGGGGGGTGGCGTAATTCCATAA
- a CDS encoding Integrase core domain protein: MANRLKMAEHQSIIALARLGWSYRRIAAEVGVDRETVSRHVRAARGDPPGSNAAISIAGSEALTPEPAEANAAISITGSSGRRSRCEPLRAVILAKLEQGLTAQRIWQDLTSEHGFTDSYQSVQRFARTLRSATPLPFRRMECQPGDEAQIDFGRGAPLIVPAEPSQPGGKPKRRTTHLFRIVLSCSRKAYSEVVYRQTTEEFLRCLENAFRHFGGVPRTLVPDNLKAAVLHADWYDPELNPKILAFCQHYGTVCLPTKPRTPRHKGKVERGVGYAQSNALKGRTFTSLTEQNAFLADWEATVADTRIHGTTRKQVGPYFEAVEKPALLPLPLERFPFFHEAQRIVNRDGHVEVAKAYYSSPPEYVGRTVWARWDGRVVRLFDERLKQIAIHAQLEPGRFATADRHIVAAKRGGIERGTAWWLRKAHTIGAETGRWAQAVLTQRGIHAVRVIMGLVSLTQRHRDAQIEQSCRIAHSHAAWRLRDIRNLLKRQNAPEQERFEFTQEHPLIRSLSDYGQLVHSAFEEVHA; encoded by the coding sequence ATGGCGAATCGCCTCAAGATGGCGGAGCATCAGTCAATCATTGCGTTGGCCCGGTTGGGCTGGTCGTATCGTCGGATCGCCGCGGAAGTTGGCGTCGATCGCGAGACGGTCTCGCGCCACGTCAGAGCGGCGCGAGGTGACCCGCCCGGCTCAAATGCCGCCATTTCGATTGCCGGGTCCGAGGCGCTGACGCCTGAGCCGGCGGAGGCAAATGCCGCCATTTCGATTACCGGCTCGTCCGGCCGCCGCAGCCGCTGTGAACCATTGCGGGCGGTGATCCTGGCCAAGCTGGAGCAAGGACTTACGGCCCAGCGCATCTGGCAGGATCTGACCAGCGAGCACGGCTTCACCGATTCCTATCAATCGGTGCAGCGGTTCGCCCGCACGCTGCGATCGGCCACACCGTTGCCGTTCCGGCGAATGGAGTGCCAGCCCGGCGACGAGGCCCAGATCGATTTCGGCCGCGGGGCGCCGCTCATCGTCCCGGCCGAGCCGAGTCAGCCTGGCGGCAAGCCCAAACGCCGCACAACTCACCTGTTCCGCATCGTGCTGAGCTGCTCGCGCAAGGCCTACAGCGAGGTCGTCTACCGCCAGACCACCGAGGAGTTCCTGCGCTGCCTGGAGAACGCCTTCCGGCACTTCGGCGGCGTGCCCAGGACACTCGTGCCCGACAACCTCAAGGCGGCCGTTCTCCACGCCGACTGGTACGACCCGGAACTCAATCCCAAGATCCTGGCCTTCTGTCAGCATTACGGCACGGTCTGCCTGCCGACCAAGCCGCGGACGCCGCGACACAAGGGCAAGGTCGAACGCGGCGTCGGTTACGCGCAGTCCAACGCACTCAAAGGCCGCACGTTCACCAGCCTCACCGAGCAGAACGCCTTCCTGGCCGACTGGGAAGCGACCGTCGCCGACACCCGCATCCACGGCACGACACGTAAACAGGTCGGTCCGTACTTTGAAGCGGTCGAGAAGCCGGCCCTGCTGCCTCTGCCGCTCGAACGCTTCCCGTTCTTCCACGAGGCCCAGCGCATCGTCAATCGCGACGGGCACGTGGAAGTCGCAAAGGCCTATTACTCGTCTCCGCCCGAGTACGTCGGTCGAACCGTCTGGGCCCGCTGGGACGGCCGCGTGGTGCGGCTCTTCGATGAGCGGCTCAAGCAGATCGCGATTCACGCCCAACTCGAACCCGGGCGCTTCGCCACCGCCGACCGGCACATCGTCGCCGCCAAGCGCGGCGGCATCGAACGCGGCACGGCCTGGTGGCTGCGCAAGGCACACACCATCGGCGCCGAGACCGGCCGCTGGGCCCAGGCCGTCTTGACCCAACGCGGCATTCACGCCGTGCGCGTCATCATGGGCCTGGTCAGTCTCACCCAGCGCCACCGTGACGCCCAGATCGAACAGTCCTGCCGCATCGCCCATTCCCACGCCGCCTGGCGGCTGCGTGACATTCGCAACCTGCTCAAGCGTCAGAACGCGCCCGAGCAGGAACGATTTGAGTTCACCCAGGAACATCCGCTGATCCGCTCCCTGTCGGACTACGGCCAGCTGGTGCATTCCGCCTTCGAGGAGGTTCACGCATGA